The following coding sequences lie in one Psychrobacter arenosus genomic window:
- a CDS encoding ATP-grasp domain-containing protein, with product MSQPSNIPHPKPQLPSSVWLAEAQSSQRDMLASLQQLKSDYPQQDLVVLASHRANRAEIFEFADQYFYEPRESKADSQATTLDTDALVSRWQFVLEHCQANNVKVLLTGRNGIDYEAHREAFEAAGIRLLTGATSVEMLEKIDDKFQFIQHCHAHDIPVSEGWRFDSLEELQQLLDEHGHQPLCVKPITGIFAQGFWRLDTGTTLASDDSKPEKNYDSFEHLYFTEEKKINTEQYISAYANSQMVHERPIPMLLMPYLAGQEYSIDVVCERGEVLAAVTRHKVGKIQHISYDEGVMAVVVPLIKAFGCDGIVSVQTKQDDAGVHRVLEINSRPSGGIGYTNHSGIDLTQIGFAYWLGWSEKPNLTDVAKRITSCQVRSIMVSVKIEGDGEEKIDNANAD from the coding sequence TAGCAGTGTTTGGCTCGCCGAAGCCCAATCTAGCCAACGCGATATGCTCGCCAGCTTACAACAGTTAAAATCTGACTATCCACAGCAGGATTTGGTAGTATTGGCGTCGCATCGTGCCAATCGTGCGGAGATATTTGAGTTTGCGGATCAGTATTTTTATGAACCGCGTGAATCTAAGGCAGATAGCCAAGCGACTACTCTCGATACTGACGCTCTAGTTAGCCGCTGGCAGTTTGTGCTTGAGCATTGTCAAGCTAATAACGTTAAGGTGTTGCTCACGGGTCGCAATGGTATTGATTATGAGGCGCATCGCGAAGCATTCGAGGCAGCAGGTATTAGACTACTGACGGGGGCAACTAGCGTGGAGATGCTGGAAAAAATCGATGATAAGTTTCAATTTATCCAACATTGTCATGCTCATGATATCCCGGTCTCGGAAGGCTGGCGCTTTGATAGCTTGGAGGAATTACAACAGTTATTGGACGAACACGGCCATCAACCTTTATGTGTGAAGCCTATTACGGGGATTTTTGCGCAAGGATTTTGGCGTTTGGATACGGGCACTACCTTAGCTAGCGATGACAGTAAACCAGAGAAAAACTACGACAGCTTTGAGCACTTATACTTTACTGAAGAGAAGAAAATCAATACTGAGCAATATATTTCCGCCTACGCCAATAGCCAGATGGTGCATGAGCGCCCTATTCCTATGCTACTGATGCCTTACTTAGCCGGACAGGAATACTCTATCGATGTGGTTTGCGAGCGCGGTGAAGTGTTAGCGGCAGTGACCCGTCATAAGGTCGGTAAGATTCAACATATTAGTTATGATGAGGGGGTAATGGCTGTGGTCGTGCCCCTAATTAAAGCCTTCGGCTGCGATGGTATCGTCAGCGTGCAGACCAAGCAAGATGATGCAGGCGTACACCGCGTCTTAGAGATTAACAGCCGTCCCTCTGGTGGCATTGGCTATACCAATCATAGTGGCATTGACCTCACACAAATTGGCTTTGCTTATTGGCTTGGTTGGTCGGAAAAACCTAATTTAACGGATGTCGCTAAGCGAATTACCTCGTGTCAGGTTCGCTCTATTATGGTGAGTGTTAAGATTGAGGGGGATGGGGAGGAAAAAATTGATAACGCCAATGCAGACTAG
- a CDS encoding response regulator transcription factor, translating to MMRIYESPQEHSITALFTCDPPIDADNVSIHLVSPNNPEPQHLELAQQIAAAEIQVWPKLQPWLAHIDLAKPSVLICDISQTTLELHALIDLLHAKDSPIVLIVLGGEGDAAEAVALLKRGALDYLSAPFSSQQLQVAVQRARNLTVDRAKLQHMRQLYEQLTDKEKCIAHELMQGNINKVIADNLEVSVRTVEVHRAHVMTKMQASHSSELIQKLLLITLWKGYAPR from the coding sequence ATGATGAGAATTTACGAATCGCCGCAAGAGCACTCAATCACTGCTTTGTTCACTTGTGACCCTCCGATAGATGCTGATAACGTTAGTATTCACCTTGTTTCACCTAACAATCCTGAGCCACAGCACCTTGAGTTAGCCCAGCAAATAGCGGCTGCTGAAATACAGGTTTGGCCAAAATTGCAGCCTTGGCTCGCCCATATTGATCTGGCTAAACCTTCAGTGCTAATTTGTGATATTTCTCAAACTACTTTGGAGTTGCATGCTCTGATTGATTTGCTGCATGCCAAGGACAGTCCTATAGTTTTGATTGTATTAGGCGGGGAAGGGGATGCGGCAGAGGCTGTGGCGCTGCTAAAGCGTGGGGCGCTTGATTATCTCAGTGCGCCTTTTAGCAGTCAGCAACTGCAAGTCGCTGTGCAACGCGCGCGCAATTTAACGGTGGATAGAGCCAAGCTGCAGCATATGCGCCAACTTTATGAGCAATTAACGGACAAAGAAAAATGTATTGCGCACGAGCTAATGCAAGGCAATATTAATAAGGTGATTGCAGATAATTTAGAGGTTTCGGTGCGTACAGTAGAGGTACATCGTGCCCATGTGATGACCAAGATGCAGGCTTCGCACAGTAGCGAGCTGATTCAGAAATTATTGCTGATTACGCTTTGGAAGGGGTATGCGCCTCGTTAG
- a CDS encoding cytochrome c — protein sequence MKKWLLYILMAAVIGLVLAFIIGLLLPQMRTDSSTMQIDIADPALIKQGEYVARTADCVACHTTLEGADYAGGLPMLTPLGAIYSTNITPDKETGIGNYTLADFSNAVKHGVRKDNSALYPAMPYPSYQIMPDDDIAAMYAYFMSAVKPVNQPNLESELPPVFNWRWPLSYWQVLFAPKREFTPESPDSLIARGQYLVEGPGHCGSCHTERGIGFQEIALTNADSDEYLSGAVIDGWRAKSLRGEHRGLGTWNTAELVDFFKTGRTDKTAAFGAMAEVVEHSTQYMTDTDLNAMSAYLKTLTPAPNKEVKLPVKKDETTQKLLDGVYDTRGAILYAEYCQVCHRADGGGVPRIFPALDDNSAVYARNADSVLQITLSGGRMPETPHDRMAFTMPEFSHLSDSDIAEVVNYVRNSWTNQAPMIDTTDVVKMRAFLKKKPTTATDLPPDLTVADSKKGAGNE from the coding sequence ATGAAAAAATGGCTATTGTATATATTGATGGCGGCGGTCATCGGGTTAGTGCTGGCATTCATTATTGGCCTACTGTTGCCACAGATGCGTACCGACAGCAGTACCATGCAGATCGACATTGCCGACCCCGCTTTGATTAAACAAGGCGAATACGTGGCTCGTACGGCTGACTGTGTTGCCTGTCATACCACCCTAGAAGGGGCGGATTATGCAGGTGGTTTGCCTATGCTGACCCCACTTGGTGCTATTTACTCGACCAACATTACCCCGGATAAAGAGACGGGTATTGGTAACTATACCCTCGCTGACTTCAGTAATGCGGTCAAACATGGTGTGCGTAAAGACAATAGCGCCCTGTATCCAGCTATGCCTTATCCGTCATACCAAATTATGCCGGACGACGATATCGCAGCGATGTATGCGTACTTTATGTCCGCAGTGAAGCCAGTCAACCAACCGAATTTAGAGAGCGAGTTGCCTCCAGTCTTTAACTGGCGCTGGCCGTTATCGTATTGGCAGGTCTTATTTGCGCCCAAGCGTGAATTCACCCCTGAATCACCAGACTCTTTAATCGCTCGTGGTCAGTACCTCGTTGAAGGCCCTGGACACTGTGGCTCTTGCCACACGGAGCGCGGTATCGGTTTCCAAGAAATAGCCTTAACCAATGCGGATTCTGATGAGTATCTCAGTGGCGCTGTGATTGACGGTTGGCGCGCGAAGAGTCTGCGTGGTGAGCATCGTGGCTTAGGCACATGGAATACAGCGGAACTGGTTGATTTCTTTAAGACCGGTCGTACCGATAAAACTGCAGCGTTTGGTGCCATGGCAGAAGTGGTCGAGCACAGTACGCAATATATGACAGATACCGACCTCAATGCGATGTCAGCTTATCTGAAGACGCTCACGCCAGCACCGAATAAAGAAGTGAAATTGCCGGTTAAGAAAGATGAGACTACCCAGAAATTATTAGACGGTGTGTACGATACTCGCGGCGCTATTTTATACGCTGAATACTGCCAAGTGTGTCACAGAGCAGATGGGGGCGGTGTACCGCGTATCTTCCCGGCCCTTGATGATAACAGTGCGGTCTATGCGCGCAATGCAGATTCTGTGCTACAGATTACTTTGAGTGGCGGCCGTATGCCAGAAACGCCGCACGACCGTATGGCATTTACCATGCCTGAGTTCAGTCATCTAAGCGATTCAGATATTGCTGAAGTGGTGAACTATGTGCGCAACAGCTGGACCAACCAAGCGCCAATGATTGACACTACCGATGTGGTAAAAATGCGCGCCTTCTTGAAGAAAAAACCCACCACTGCTACTGACTTACCACCAGATCTAACGGTAGCGGACAGCAAAAAAGGAGCGGGCAATGAATAA
- a CDS encoding c-type cytochrome, whose translation MNNLPVNNSPLTYSRYLRNTLVLGLSTAILAGLAACSQPEPTERAGAEYNLITADDANEDIGKYVLPQDTAILDEPNAEEIFYGKRLLNETKRLLPEHVGATMNCNSCHIAQGKIPLGDPYINSYNFYPRVMPRAGKEIDLAARINGCFNRSMNGKPIDREGPEMKAMLAYMQWLSQNTPKDQKVDIKNAGSVDESLVPDPVRGEKIYQVQCASCHGDNGEGIKDKRGDVVFPPLWGDESFNIGAGMARTYKAAAFVKYNMPMGIQTKGLWGHGGVLSDQDAIDVAEFFTHKPRPDFAGKVNDWPTVKKPKDARY comes from the coding sequence ATGAATAATTTACCTGTAAATAATAGCCCTCTTACCTACAGTCGCTATCTACGTAATACGCTAGTACTAGGCCTGTCTACGGCTATACTAGCCGGGCTTGCGGCTTGCTCACAGCCTGAGCCTACAGAGCGCGCGGGTGCGGAATACAATCTAATCACCGCTGACGATGCCAACGAAGATATTGGTAAATATGTATTGCCACAGGATACCGCTATTTTAGATGAGCCCAATGCCGAGGAAATCTTTTACGGTAAACGTCTGCTAAATGAGACCAAACGTCTCTTGCCTGAGCATGTGGGCGCGACGATGAACTGTAATAGCTGTCACATTGCTCAAGGTAAAATTCCTTTAGGCGATCCGTACATCAATAGCTATAACTTTTACCCACGAGTTATGCCACGGGCTGGTAAAGAGATTGATTTGGCAGCGCGTATTAATGGCTGTTTCAATCGCTCTATGAACGGTAAGCCGATCGACCGTGAAGGCCCAGAGATGAAGGCGATGTTGGCTTATATGCAGTGGTTATCACAAAACACGCCAAAAGATCAGAAAGTAGATATCAAAAACGCAGGCTCAGTCGATGAGAGCTTAGTACCTGATCCAGTCCGTGGCGAGAAAATCTATCAGGTTCAGTGCGCTAGCTGCCACGGCGATAATGGCGAAGGGATTAAAGACAAGCGTGGCGATGTGGTCTTCCCACCACTATGGGGTGATGAGTCGTTTAACATTGGTGCCGGTATGGCACGAACTTATAAAGCTGCGGCCTTTGTAAAATACAACATGCCTATGGGCATTCAAACCAAAGGCTTATGGGGTCATGGTGGCGTGCTGTCTGATCAAGATGCCATCGATGTCGCTGAATTCTTTACCCATAAACCCCGTCCTGACTTTGCGGGCAAAGTTAACGACTGGCCTACGGTCAAAAAACCGAAAGATGCACGTTATTAA
- a CDS encoding endonuclease/exonuclease/phosphatase family protein gives MDYLILYYAVQVLAGFIAFVTIWGMIPLDNWWVRGVEFPRLQLIALGTLAWVGLLAFWVKWEVLQWALFVVLGLALAFQLRMVLPYTRIWKKEVRQAKPKPKSHQLKLMVSNVLTPNDNTQALVDLVKEREPDILITLESDMKWQKALEAVEDDYPYSVKVPLDNLYGMHLYSKLELIDPEVKYLMIDDIPSIHTQIRLKTGQVVWLYCLHPMPPSPTEADKSTTRDAELLMVGRHIKEQGQTAILAGDLNDVAWSKTTRRFQRISGLLDPRIGRHFINTFHVKYPFLRWALDHIFHSECFTLVNIERMPSIGSDHFPVMTILQYAPEHSAEQKENAPTAAKEDLKETEHKIQQGKKEGCKVSEEHREEAAECGCKE, from the coding sequence ATGGATTATTTGATTTTATATTATGCCGTGCAGGTATTGGCAGGGTTTATTGCTTTTGTGACGATTTGGGGCATGATACCGCTCGATAACTGGTGGGTGCGCGGCGTTGAGTTTCCTCGATTGCAGCTTATTGCGCTCGGTACTTTAGCGTGGGTAGGTCTATTGGCGTTTTGGGTGAAGTGGGAAGTGCTGCAATGGGCTTTATTTGTGGTACTCGGTCTGGCTTTGGCCTTTCAATTGCGCATGGTCTTGCCTTATACCCGTATCTGGAAAAAAGAAGTGCGCCAAGCTAAGCCAAAACCTAAGAGCCATCAGCTAAAATTGATGGTTTCCAACGTCTTGACGCCCAATGACAATACCCAAGCCTTGGTGGATTTGGTCAAAGAGCGTGAGCCGGATATTTTGATTACGCTAGAGTCCGATATGAAATGGCAAAAAGCGCTAGAGGCCGTAGAAGACGACTATCCTTATAGCGTCAAAGTACCGCTAGATAATCTTTATGGCATGCATTTATATTCTAAGCTCGAGCTGATTGACCCTGAAGTTAAGTATCTGATGATTGACGATATTCCTTCGATTCATACGCAGATACGGCTAAAGACTGGCCAAGTGGTTTGGCTATATTGCTTGCACCCGATGCCGCCGAGTCCGACCGAAGCGGATAAATCGACCACGCGCGATGCAGAGCTTTTAATGGTGGGGCGTCATATTAAAGAGCAGGGTCAGACCGCTATTTTGGCCGGTGATCTCAATGACGTCGCTTGGTCAAAAACCACACGCCGTTTCCAACGCATATCGGGCTTACTAGACCCGCGTATTGGCCGTCATTTTATTAATACCTTCCATGTAAAATATCCTTTCCTACGTTGGGCGCTCGATCATATCTTCCATAGCGAATGCTTTACTTTGGTCAATATTGAGCGTATGCCTTCGATTGGCTCCGATCATTTCCCTGTTATGACTATTTTGCAATATGCGCCTGAGCATAGTGCTGAGCAAAAAGAGAATGCTCCGACCGCCGCTAAAGAAGACCTAAAAGAGACTGAGCATAAGATTCAGCAGGGTAAGAAAGAGGGCTGTAAAGTCTCTGAGGAGCATCGTGAAGAGGCTGCGGAGTGTGGCTGTAAGGAGTAG
- the asd gene encoding aspartate-semialdehyde dehydrogenase — protein sequence MSNLTVGLVGWRGMVGSVLIQRMVAENDFAGITPVFFSTSNAGGDAPKIEGVTYTETGSKLKDANDIAALAECDVVITCQGGDYTSAVHQPLRDSGWTGYWVDAASTLRMEDDSIIVLDPVNRKVIDAALANGKKDFIGGNCTVSLMLMAIGELFNRGWVEWVSAMTYQAASGSGAKNMRELIEGMGVLRDAVKDELADPASAILDIDRKIAETQRGSDFPQQHFGVPLAGSLIPYIDSQLENKQSREEWKGGVETNKILGNSGDTTVPIDGLCVRIGAMRCHAQGLTIKLTKDIPLEEIEDALRNSGNEWLDLVEDNKEAAMNRLTPVAVTGTLKVALGRLRKLNMGGEYLGAFTVGDQLLWGAAEPLRRMLTIIREQDVK from the coding sequence ATGAGTAATTTGACAGTTGGCTTGGTAGGCTGGCGCGGTATGGTCGGCTCGGTATTAATACAGCGTATGGTTGCAGAGAATGATTTCGCAGGCATTACGCCTGTATTTTTTTCGACCAGTAACGCCGGTGGCGACGCGCCCAAGATTGAAGGCGTGACCTACACTGAGACCGGTAGCAAACTCAAAGATGCGAATGATATTGCCGCCCTTGCTGAATGCGACGTAGTGATTACCTGCCAAGGTGGCGACTATACTTCTGCAGTCCATCAGCCTCTACGCGATAGCGGTTGGACAGGCTATTGGGTCGATGCCGCTAGCACGCTACGTATGGAAGACGACAGCATTATCGTCCTCGACCCGGTCAACCGTAAGGTCATCGATGCAGCACTAGCCAACGGTAAAAAAGACTTTATCGGTGGTAACTGCACCGTTTCGCTTATGCTAATGGCTATCGGCGAGTTGTTTAACCGCGGTTGGGTTGAGTGGGTTTCTGCTATGACTTATCAAGCCGCCAGTGGCTCTGGAGCCAAAAACATGCGCGAACTTATCGAAGGTATGGGCGTCCTACGTGATGCGGTCAAAGACGAATTGGCCGATCCTGCCAGCGCTATCTTAGATATCGATAGAAAAATTGCTGAAACCCAACGTGGCAGCGACTTCCCACAGCAGCATTTCGGGGTGCCATTAGCGGGTAGTTTAATCCCTTATATCGACTCGCAGTTAGAGAATAAGCAGTCGCGTGAAGAGTGGAAAGGCGGAGTTGAGACCAATAAAATCTTAGGCAACTCAGGCGATACTACTGTGCCTATCGATGGCTTATGTGTGCGTATCGGTGCTATGCGCTGTCATGCTCAAGGCTTAACCATCAAGCTGACCAAAGATATTCCTCTTGAGGAAATCGAAGACGCGCTACGCAACAGTGGCAATGAGTGGTTAGACTTGGTTGAAGATAATAAAGAAGCGGCTATGAATCGTCTGACGCCAGTAGCTGTGACTGGTACTTTAAAAGTCGCACTAGGTCGTCTCCGCAAACTCAACATGGGTGGCGAATACTTAGGCGCGTTCACTGTAGGCGACCAATTGCTTTGGGGTGCTGCTGAGCCATTACGCCGTATGCTAACGATCATCCGTGAGCAAGACGTTAAATAA
- a CDS encoding J domain-containing protein, which yields MKATCWQILAIAPTSNARVIKQAYAALLPENKPDKNPAGFIALREAYEQALVERVFYEEYLEDLEYSEDAGDDSNTVEVDKSFAVDDAIESDFDIQQTGNTATVEFSAAPFNAVYEPLTQLEIWQYAWQQSVTLPDADQNLYQTLQQQFAQRHQLTLDEAFLFEERLLAWHFEHATDYPLSFGYCVQTLNWRQQASQIQTGAKFSDNWYDLYWLLDDYDSHNREVFLQRRNQHIETARILESWENNWRISLINDSLLRRLEDDFNYSQSFDSQAQAYLSQTLLLWFYKQAELHVDAFEFAYQVFYWKYRLKAPDCYQFPWSYLPRLLERYEPQIALKNSLKITDTASFQRYVQQRYPHLFNRWFLDPHSPKPTIIIANPVTTDVTTSATLQPAKPSRRQLWAWRWQFIWAFKFAYNLHPITEQLQAIDSIIDNYEAEQADADHINNHDKVPSAAETSVDMRSDVYHYWHDSVKLRQLYDWSSKGFVRPSLGLFVGLVVVALGMVVSISAIFKEVVGQWQHIALDTLVLTVILGFALIFWQWQLTLFADIPRLFERKQKLARYTVWVGGLWLIAMLLPESMLIGSQANSMSGVIDGLQPIPSLSQIALFVLKHVLGLGMVTLLAYKTVDIYSVLGTWHIRLMITVMVLLTVMGWLLPSHEILAFTPSAWLWGVLAIPLLLKVSAKQHLERSGLNMLAEIMIFFIALGALYMMVYSFYVIVTLFLSQLMVSAGVLILLLVLWGWNLFQSWAFCNGNADQLFNLKARITR from the coding sequence ATGAAGGCAACGTGTTGGCAAATTTTGGCGATAGCGCCGACCAGTAATGCTAGAGTTATTAAGCAAGCGTATGCCGCTTTGCTACCGGAGAATAAACCCGATAAAAACCCTGCAGGGTTTATAGCGTTGCGGGAAGCTTATGAGCAAGCTTTGGTGGAGCGGGTATTTTACGAAGAATACTTAGAGGACTTAGAATATTCAGAAGACGCAGGGGACGACAGTAACACTGTTGAGGTAGATAAGTCTTTTGCGGTTGATGATGCTATTGAAAGCGATTTTGATATTCAGCAAACTGGTAACACAGCTACTGTAGAGTTTAGTGCAGCACCGTTTAACGCAGTCTACGAGCCTTTAACCCAATTAGAGATTTGGCAATATGCTTGGCAGCAGAGTGTAACTTTGCCTGATGCCGACCAGAATTTATATCAGACTTTACAACAGCAGTTTGCTCAGCGCCACCAGTTGACATTAGATGAAGCGTTTTTATTTGAAGAGCGTCTATTGGCTTGGCATTTTGAGCATGCCACTGACTATCCGCTAAGCTTTGGATATTGCGTACAAACTTTAAACTGGCGACAGCAGGCAAGCCAAATTCAAACGGGCGCTAAATTCTCTGATAATTGGTATGACTTGTACTGGTTATTAGACGATTACGACTCGCATAATCGAGAGGTGTTTTTACAGCGACGTAATCAGCATATAGAGACCGCGCGCATCTTAGAAAGTTGGGAGAATAATTGGCGCATCAGTTTAATTAATGACAGCCTGTTGCGTCGTCTGGAAGACGATTTTAATTATAGTCAGAGTTTTGACAGCCAAGCCCAAGCGTATCTTTCGCAAACGCTACTGCTTTGGTTCTATAAGCAAGCAGAGTTGCATGTGGACGCTTTCGAATTTGCTTATCAAGTGTTTTATTGGAAATATAGACTGAAAGCACCGGACTGTTACCAATTTCCTTGGTCGTATTTGCCACGCCTGCTTGAGCGTTATGAGCCGCAAATAGCCCTAAAGAATTCGCTAAAAATTACCGATACAGCTAGCTTTCAACGTTATGTGCAGCAGCGTTATCCGCACCTGTTTAACCGCTGGTTTTTAGACCCCCACAGTCCTAAACCGACGATAATCATCGCTAACCCCGTAACGACTGACGTAACGACATCTGCTACTTTGCAGCCTGCGAAACCTAGCCGACGGCAACTGTGGGCGTGGCGCTGGCAGTTTATTTGGGCGTTTAAGTTTGCTTATAATTTGCACCCTATTACGGAGCAACTGCAGGCTATTGATAGCATAATCGATAACTATGAAGCTGAGCAGGCCGATGCCGATCATATTAATAACCATGATAAAGTCCCAAGTGCCGCTGAGACGTCAGTAGATATGCGTAGTGATGTTTATCACTATTGGCATGACTCTGTGAAGTTACGGCAATTATATGATTGGTCATCCAAAGGCTTTGTCCGCCCTTCTTTAGGATTGTTTGTTGGCCTAGTTGTCGTAGCATTAGGAATGGTCGTCAGCATCTCTGCGATATTTAAAGAGGTTGTAGGGCAGTGGCAGCACATTGCGCTAGATACTTTAGTATTAACCGTCATTCTTGGTTTTGCCCTGATATTTTGGCAATGGCAACTGACGTTGTTTGCGGATATCCCAAGGTTGTTTGAACGTAAGCAGAAGCTGGCGCGCTATACGGTGTGGGTAGGGGGATTATGGCTGATTGCCATGCTACTGCCAGAGAGTATGCTTATCGGGTCTCAGGCTAATAGCATGAGTGGGGTTATCGATGGTTTGCAGCCTATCCCAAGCCTAAGTCAAATAGCTCTATTTGTACTAAAGCATGTATTAGGACTAGGTATGGTCACCTTGCTGGCTTATAAGACCGTGGATATCTATAGTGTTTTAGGGACATGGCATATCAGGTTAATGATAACGGTCATGGTGCTGCTCACAGTGATGGGTTGGTTATTGCCTAGTCATGAAATATTAGCTTTTACTCCATCGGCGTGGCTGTGGGGAGTATTGGCTATTCCTTTATTACTTAAGGTTAGCGCCAAGCAGCACCTAGAGCGCAGTGGTTTGAATATGTTAGCTGAAATCATGATATTTTTTATTGCCCTAGGGGCGTTATATATGATGGTTTATAGCTTCTATGTCATTGTGACGTTATTTTTGTCCCAGCTGATGGTGAGTGCCGGGGTGTTAATACTGCTGCTAGTCCTTTGGGGCTGGAATCTGTTTCAATCTTGGGCTTTTTGCAATGGTAATGCGGACCAGTTATTTAATTTAAAAGCTAGAATAACTCGTTAG
- a CDS encoding J domain-containing protein — protein MQLDCWQVLEITPTDDERAIKRAYAAQLKHNKPDKHPEGFRQLREAYEQALDIRLYYADFIDYDDDESEEEGKTEESQEKLAESDTSLDNEHDALEATVDDYIADDCVDEDDDDDENLSPIASDTSVISDDVIPDIADDENPTASGTNSDDYNNSTDYTDSDDLIEPLAVDYELITAPYSRPQKPLNWQQQWQQQVDNAEKNNVDSQLLILLQTHFQTIQQLPLDEQYDFEESLLVWLSEQPLYYPDSYAASKAYFDWEQRLLSWDDEGYPWYQLRPLDSGYQQVLNFASHAGFRQYLSEQYPLVAQYLFPSDLLPTNAHGQALNPSPKLAMSRWQFFRRFFVPAPALALFNQLEALQEELAMVDQGFTHSYGGADSDMSRLMAKLTQVALTSNLPSNLSSNLSSNLSSDADSPMQYRNPAHYWQNYAPLLTLRQWVMGRFIRKEDFFKLAAVGALFVAVLWGIDKGILHSPLPWVTYLYEMVGVALVLVMALAVWQLLLMLYARPYRFINEDRYHVGNLTWLLGSAAMWLLFTSLWMESASRTQVGIPHELSYYVANLAGFSFLLALNTRHDNLLVIQVIWYWALAMLSFTVIYPLLMLISANGATVALEISTPEPVSWIFVLGPMLLVNLARLEPFRWVEPIANWLTGALLILLVPLFFMIVMLFNSDILPKLDLGWTGTALTLFWTAMAYILLKSIRILNQD, from the coding sequence ATGCAACTAGATTGCTGGCAGGTATTAGAGATAACGCCTACGGATGACGAGCGGGCTATTAAACGCGCCTATGCTGCGCAGCTAAAACACAATAAACCGGACAAGCATCCTGAAGGCTTTCGGCAGTTGCGTGAGGCCTATGAGCAAGCTTTAGACATACGGTTATATTATGCCGATTTTATAGATTACGATGACGATGAAAGCGAGGAAGAGGGTAAGACAGAAGAGAGTCAGGAAAAATTAGCTGAGTCAGATACGAGTCTCGATAACGAACATGATGCTTTAGAGGCTACTGTAGATGACTATATTGCAGACGACTGTGTTGACGAGGATGACGATGACGATGAAAATTTAAGTCCTATTGCTAGCGATACTTCTGTCATTTCTGACGATGTTATTCCTGATATTGCTGATGACGAGAACCCTACGGCTAGTGGAACTAACTCTGATGACTATAACAATAGCACTGATTATACGGATTCTGATGATTTAATAGAGCCGTTAGCTGTTGATTATGAGCTCATAACAGCGCCATATAGCAGACCACAAAAACCTTTAAATTGGCAGCAGCAATGGCAACAGCAAGTTGATAATGCTGAAAAGAATAATGTAGATTCACAACTCTTAATCTTATTACAAACTCATTTTCAAACTATTCAACAGCTGCCGTTAGACGAGCAATACGATTTTGAAGAAAGCTTACTGGTGTGGTTGAGCGAGCAGCCACTGTATTATCCGGACAGTTATGCCGCTAGCAAGGCCTACTTTGACTGGGAGCAGCGCTTATTAAGCTGGGATGATGAAGGCTATCCTTGGTACCAACTGCGCCCGTTAGACAGTGGCTATCAGCAAGTGCTAAATTTTGCTAGTCATGCAGGCTTTAGGCAGTATTTATCTGAGCAGTATCCACTGGTTGCGCAGTATTTATTCCCTAGCGATTTATTGCCAACCAATGCGCATGGCCAAGCCTTAAACCCATCACCAAAGCTCGCTATGAGCCGCTGGCAGTTCTTTCGCAGGTTTTTTGTACCAGCCCCTGCCTTAGCATTATTCAATCAGCTGGAAGCCTTGCAAGAAGAATTAGCCATGGTCGACCAAGGGTTTACCCACAGTTATGGTGGGGCAGATAGCGATATGAGCCGGTTAATGGCAAAGCTCACCCAAGTTGCTCTCACATCCAATCTGCCATCCAATCTGTCATCCAATCTGTCATCCAATCTGTCATCTGATGCAGATAGCCCCATGCAGTACCGCAATCCCGCCCACTATTGGCAAAATTATGCCCCCTTATTGACCCTACGCCAATGGGTGATGGGAAGGTTTATCCGTAAGGAAGATTTCTTTAAATTAGCAGCAGTAGGGGCGTTATTTGTTGCGGTGCTCTGGGGTATTGATAAAGGCATCTTGCATTCGCCGCTACCGTGGGTGACCTATTTATACGAAATGGTAGGAGTGGCACTAGTACTGGTCATGGCGCTAGCAGTCTGGCAATTGTTATTGATGCTTTATGCGCGCCCTTATCGTTTTATCAATGAAGACCGCTATCATGTGGGTAATTTGACCTGGTTGCTGGGTAGTGCGGCCATGTGGTTATTATTCACCTCGCTATGGATGGAGTCTGCCTCTAGAACGCAGGTCGGCATACCGCATGAGCTGAGCTATTATGTGGCTAATTTAGCGGGGTTTAGTTTTTTATTGGCACTCAATACACGCCATGACAATTTGTTAGTCATTCAAGTTATCTGGTATTGGGCGCTCGCTATGCTGTCCTTTACTGTGATTTATCCTCTGCTCATGTTAATCAGTGCGAATGGTGCCACCGTTGCGCTTGAGATCAGTACCCCTGAGCCCGTCAGCTGGATATTTGTGCTAGGGCCCATGTTGCTGGTCAATTTAGCGAGGCTAGAGCCTTTTAGGTGGGTAGAGCCGATAGCCAATTGGTTAACTGGGGCGTTATTAATCTTATTAGTCCCACTATTTTTTATGATTGTGATGTTGTTTAACAGCGATATTTTACCCAAGCTCGATTTGGGATGGACAGGGACAGCGCTCACGCTATTTTGGACCGCAATGGCTTATATTTTGCTCAAGTCTATTAGAATTCTGAACCAAGACTAG